In Janibacter sp. CX7, a single genomic region encodes these proteins:
- a CDS encoding type 1 glutamine amidotransferase, with product MSAADLDVPILGEPSGSALPADPGAEGKGEIHLVHLYPREMSIYGDLGNTRCLAARIRRHGYVPVVHQHHPGQDFPEQAHLVVGGGGQDSGQSKVEEDLARIGDRLRSLAADGTPMLMICGMYQLFGKAFVTVQGERLPGLGILDVTTQGNEKRMIGPIVLSTDHGDVVGYENHSGSTTLGAGQAPFGRVRHGMGNNGTDGTEGAVTGHVIGSYLHGPILPANPRLADALIGWAAELATGRDFEPASLDDEVARQAHSRQVRRLVG from the coding sequence ATGAGTGCAGCCGACCTCGACGTCCCGATCCTCGGTGAGCCGAGCGGGTCCGCGCTGCCCGCCGACCCGGGTGCCGAGGGCAAGGGCGAGATCCACCTCGTCCACCTCTACCCGCGCGAGATGAGCATCTACGGCGACCTGGGCAACACCCGCTGCCTGGCCGCGCGCATCCGCCGGCACGGCTACGTGCCCGTCGTCCACCAGCACCACCCGGGGCAGGACTTCCCCGAGCAGGCGCACCTCGTCGTCGGCGGCGGTGGCCAGGACTCGGGGCAGTCCAAGGTCGAGGAGGACCTCGCGCGGATCGGCGATCGGCTGCGCTCTCTCGCCGCCGACGGCACCCCGATGCTCATGATCTGCGGCATGTACCAGCTCTTCGGCAAGGCCTTCGTCACCGTGCAGGGGGAGCGGCTGCCCGGCCTGGGCATCCTCGACGTCACCACCCAGGGCAACGAGAAGCGGATGATCGGCCCGATCGTGCTGAGCACCGACCACGGCGACGTCGTGGGCTACGAGAACCACTCGGGATCGACCACGCTCGGGGCGGGGCAGGCTCCCTTCGGCCGGGTGCGGCACGGCATGGGCAACAACGGCACGGACGGGACCGAGGGTGCCGTCACCGGCCACGTCATCGGCTCCTACCTCCACGGGCCGATCCTCCCGGCCAACCCGCGCCTGGCCGATGCGCTCATCGGGTGGGCGGCCGAGCTGGCGACCGGACGGGACTTCGAGCCTGCGTCGCTCGACGACGAGGTGGCGCGGCAGGCGCACTCCCGTCAGGTGCGCCGGCTCGTCGGCTGA
- a CDS encoding DUF3817 domain-containing protein, with protein sequence MSDETQSQTPSPSTGAPSADPRAIATALGVFRVTAILAGLAMFVLIVEMVLKYGMGNDALSWWSPVHGLIFMVFAVATANLGFKVGWSVGRMILTLLLACIPFVAFVEERRVVREVTPLTT encoded by the coding sequence GTGAGCGACGAGACGCAGAGCCAGACGCCGAGCCCGAGCACGGGCGCCCCGAGCGCCGACCCGCGGGCGATCGCGACCGCCCTGGGTGTCTTCCGGGTGACGGCGATCCTCGCCGGTCTGGCGATGTTCGTCCTCATCGTCGAGATGGTGCTCAAGTACGGCATGGGCAACGACGCGCTCTCGTGGTGGTCGCCGGTCCACGGCCTGATCTTCATGGTCTTCGCCGTCGCGACGGCCAACCTCGGCTTCAAGGTCGGCTGGTCCGTCGGCCGGATGATCCTCACCCTGCTGCTCGCGTGCATCCCCTTCGTCGCCTTCGTCGAGGAGCGTCGGGTCGTCCGCGAGGTCACGCCGCTCACCACCTGA
- the guaA gene encoding glutamine-hydrolyzing GMP synthase, translating to MTESLKTSPVLVVDYGAQYAQLIARRVREAKIYSEVVPHTMPVAEILAKEPAAVILSGGPSSVYAEDAPSLDVTLLEAGVPVFGMCYGFQAMVQALGGTVERTGLREYGSTRAQVSDRESTLFNGQPAEQSVWMSHGDSVTEAPEGMRVTASTSGAPVAAFEDDERRLYGVQWHPEVLHSTFGQPVLENFLVRGAGLSPDWTADNVIDEQVELIRETVGEDRVLCALSGGVDSSVAAALVQRAVGEQLTCVFVDHGLLRQGEAEQVEEEFVAATGVKLVVVDAKERFLGALAGVTDPEEKRKIIGREFIRVFEQAARDVVGEGDESGHPVKWLVQGTLYPDVVESGGGTGAANIKSHHNVGGLPDDLQFKLIEPLRALFKDEVRQVGRELGVPDPIVDRQPFPGPGLGIRIIGEVTEHNLDILRRADAIAREELTAAGLDKEIWQCPVVLLADVRSVGVQGDGRTYGHPIVLRPVSSEDAMTADWTRVPGDVLAQISTRITNEVEEVNRVVLDVTSKPPGTIEWE from the coding sequence GTGACGGAATCCCTGAAGACCTCCCCGGTCCTTGTCGTCGACTACGGCGCCCAGTACGCCCAGCTCATCGCCCGCCGCGTGCGCGAGGCGAAGATCTACAGCGAGGTCGTGCCGCACACGATGCCGGTCGCCGAGATCCTCGCCAAGGAGCCGGCCGCCGTCATCCTCTCCGGTGGCCCCTCGTCGGTCTACGCCGAGGACGCCCCCTCGCTCGACGTCACGCTGCTCGAGGCCGGGGTCCCGGTCTTCGGCATGTGCTACGGCTTCCAGGCGATGGTCCAGGCGCTCGGCGGCACCGTCGAGCGGACCGGGCTGCGCGAGTACGGCTCGACCCGCGCGCAGGTGAGCGACCGGGAGTCCACCCTCTTCAACGGCCAGCCCGCCGAGCAGTCGGTGTGGATGAGCCACGGCGACTCGGTGACCGAGGCCCCCGAGGGCATGCGGGTCACCGCGAGCACCTCCGGCGCGCCCGTCGCGGCCTTCGAGGACGACGAGCGTCGCCTCTACGGCGTGCAGTGGCACCCCGAGGTGCTGCACTCGACCTTCGGCCAGCCGGTTCTCGAGAACTTCCTCGTCCGCGGCGCCGGGCTGAGCCCCGACTGGACCGCGGACAACGTCATCGACGAGCAGGTCGAGCTCATCCGCGAGACCGTCGGCGAGGACCGCGTGCTCTGCGCGCTCTCCGGGGGTGTCGACTCCTCCGTCGCGGCCGCGCTCGTCCAGCGCGCCGTGGGCGAGCAGCTCACCTGCGTCTTCGTCGACCACGGTCTGCTGCGGCAGGGCGAGGCCGAGCAGGTCGAGGAGGAGTTCGTCGCGGCGACGGGGGTCAAGCTCGTCGTCGTCGACGCCAAGGAGCGCTTCCTCGGCGCTCTCGCCGGGGTCACCGACCCCGAGGAGAAGCGCAAGATCATCGGTCGCGAGTTCATCCGCGTCTTCGAGCAGGCGGCCCGCGACGTCGTCGGCGAGGGCGACGAGTCCGGTCACCCCGTCAAGTGGCTCGTCCAGGGCACGCTCTACCCGGACGTCGTCGAGTCCGGCGGCGGCACCGGAGCGGCCAACATCAAGTCGCACCACAACGTCGGCGGTCTGCCCGACGACCTGCAGTTCAAGCTCATCGAGCCGCTGCGCGCGCTCTTCAAGGACGAGGTCCGGCAGGTCGGGCGCGAGCTCGGCGTCCCCGACCCGATCGTCGACCGCCAGCCCTTCCCCGGGCCGGGCCTGGGCATCCGGATCATCGGCGAGGTCACCGAGCACAACCTCGACATCCTGCGCCGCGCCGACGCGATCGCCCGAGAGGAGCTCACCGCAGCCGGCCTCGACAAGGAGATCTGGCAGTGCCCGGTCGTCCTGCTCGCCGACGTCCGCTCCGTCGGCGTCCAGGGTGACGGCCGCACCTACGGCCACCCGATCGTGCTGCGGCCGGTCTCGTCGGAGGACGCGATGACCGCCGACTGGACCCGCGTCCCCGGCGACGTCCTCGCCCAGATCTCGACGCGGATCACCAACGAGGTCGAAGAGGTCAACCGGGTCGTGCTCGACGTGACGAGCAAGCCGCCGGGCACCATCGAGTGGGAGTGA
- a CDS encoding 1-acyl-sn-glycerol-3-phosphate acyltransferase, translated as MSSKPAMRVLEWLLRRVIVGPPLKAWLRLEVEGAEHVPETGPVIIASNHLSFVDSMVIPLAAGRKVGFLGKAEYVTGTGVKGWLSRLWFGEFGGMIPVDRDDARAAARSIEVAEEHLAGGGAFGIYPEGTRSRDGRLHKGRTGVGRLAVASGAPVVPCALVGTDKAQPIDARGIRPHRVTVRFAPPVDVAALEAQYVKGKLLRAITDEVMDAIAERSPQERSADFADRSA; from the coding sequence GTGAGCAGCAAGCCGGCGATGCGCGTCCTCGAGTGGCTCCTGCGACGGGTCATCGTGGGGCCACCGCTCAAGGCATGGCTGCGGCTCGAGGTCGAGGGCGCCGAGCACGTGCCCGAGACCGGTCCGGTGATCATCGCGAGCAACCACCTGAGCTTCGTCGACTCGATGGTCATCCCGCTCGCGGCCGGGCGCAAGGTCGGCTTCCTCGGCAAGGCCGAGTACGTCACCGGCACCGGGGTCAAGGGCTGGCTGAGCCGCCTGTGGTTCGGCGAGTTCGGCGGCATGATCCCCGTCGACCGCGACGACGCGCGGGCGGCCGCACGCTCCATCGAGGTCGCCGAGGAGCACCTCGCGGGCGGTGGCGCCTTCGGCATCTACCCGGAGGGCACGCGCAGCCGCGACGGGCGCCTCCACAAGGGGCGCACCGGCGTCGGGCGCCTGGCCGTCGCCTCCGGGGCCCCGGTCGTGCCGTGCGCGCTCGTGGGCACCGACAAGGCGCAGCCGATCGACGCCCGGGGCATCCGCCCGCACCGGGTGACCGTGCGCTTCGCCCCGCCGGTCGACGTCGCCGCCCTCGAGGCGCAGTACGTCAAGGGCAAGCTGCTGCGCGCGATCACCGACGAGGTGATGGACGCGATCGCCGAGCGCTCGCCCCAGGAGCGCTCGGCCGACTTCGCCGACCGATCCGCCTGA
- a CDS encoding lysylphosphatidylglycerol synthase transmembrane domain-containing protein codes for MTATTEPADHGPAPATKRTSPFVRGLQVTLGLGLAVAMLWWGLPHFAKTSWSEVWHVLRTVPAWKAALFMGLVVAGLYCYTFLMTGAMQGLSHLRALILNVCGSSVSNLLPGGGAVGLAATYSIAKSWGFSAASVTTMAVVTGVWNVLARVALPIIAVVGLAWGATDLPPAMREAAWAAVLSGTAIVAAFTLAIATDKGARVLGRGIDRLVRLVRRGHGSTVEDGLSGLRARVADTVRTGWLQMTLGMVGFFGLYYVLFLLCTETTGIELPFGQLFAAYAIGRLLTAVGVTPGGLGVTETGTAAALVAWGADPAASMAGVVLFSIFTHFMEIPLGALGWVAWSVMPKASADERAATDA; via the coding sequence ATGACCGCCACGACCGAGCCGGCCGACCACGGCCCCGCCCCGGCGACCAAGCGGACCTCCCCCTTCGTCCGGGGGTTGCAGGTGACCCTCGGCCTGGGGCTGGCCGTCGCGATGCTGTGGTGGGGGCTGCCGCACTTCGCCAAGACCTCGTGGAGCGAGGTGTGGCACGTCCTGCGCACCGTGCCGGCGTGGAAGGCCGCGCTCTTCATGGGTCTCGTCGTCGCCGGGCTGTACTGCTACACCTTCCTCATGACGGGGGCCATGCAGGGACTGAGCCACCTGCGCGCCCTCATCCTCAACGTCTGCGGGTCTTCGGTGTCCAACCTGCTGCCCGGCGGCGGTGCCGTCGGGCTCGCCGCGACCTACTCGATCGCCAAGTCCTGGGGATTTTCGGCAGCGAGCGTCACGACCATGGCCGTCGTCACCGGGGTGTGGAATGTCCTCGCCCGCGTCGCCCTGCCGATCATCGCCGTCGTCGGACTCGCCTGGGGCGCAACCGATCTGCCGCCTGCGATGCGCGAAGCCGCCTGGGCCGCAGTGCTCTCCGGGACGGCGATCGTCGCGGCCTTCACCCTCGCGATCGCCACGGACAAGGGGGCGCGCGTCCTCGGCCGCGGCATCGACCGGTTGGTCCGGCTCGTGCGCCGTGGCCACGGCAGCACCGTCGAGGACGGCCTGTCGGGGCTGCGGGCCCGCGTGGCCGACACCGTGCGCACCGGCTGGCTCCAGATGACGCTCGGGATGGTCGGGTTCTTCGGCCTCTACTACGTGCTCTTCCTGCTGTGCACGGAGACGACCGGCATCGAGCTGCCCTTCGGCCAGCTCTTCGCGGCCTATGCGATCGGCCGGCTGCTCACCGCCGTCGGCGTGACCCCCGGCGGGCTCGGCGTCACCGAGACCGGCACCGCCGCCGCCCTCGTCGCGTGGGGCGCCGACCCCGCCGCGTCGATGGCCGGGGTCGTGCTCTTCTCGATCTTCACGCACTTCATGGAGATCCCCCTCGGCGCCCTCGGCTGGGTCGCGTGGAGCGTGATGCCCAAGGCCAGCGCTGACGAGCGCGCCGCGACCGACGCCTGA
- a CDS encoding Mur ligase family protein, with the protein MLKTAVAAFAGKAARRAARLRGGGSGGSALPGLVAEKIDPGFLAHALGDVPGGIVVVSGTNGKTTTTKMLVALLRAHGQTVFTNPTGSNFTRGVISALLAEPLQRGRLRADIAVLELDEAHALHFARAVAPTHALLLNVARDQLDRFAEIDHTAGLLTQLAGMTTQGVVLNRDDPFVNRIATTVGSGMDIAWFGLDASIADRLGELQEHDSRGGDAWQPPALTARDALLRPVDEQQLSVVFGEQGEGGTVGPVELRQRGLAAMINATAATATARALLGDGFRAEAAEQALRTVAPPFGRGEVVDADGTPLELVLVKNPAGFTVALGTYGSSPVATMVAINDDYADGRDVSWLYDVSFESLRDKGVAVTSGVRGWDMALRLQYDDVPVAATEVDLAKALERFLANHRDEPKRIFCTYTAMLALRRMLGERYDLPEMGVDADETQGAQR; encoded by the coding sequence GTGCTGAAGACCGCAGTCGCCGCATTCGCCGGCAAGGCCGCCCGCCGCGCCGCCCGCCTCCGAGGCGGTGGATCCGGAGGGTCCGCCCTGCCGGGCCTCGTCGCCGAGAAGATCGACCCCGGCTTCCTCGCGCACGCGCTCGGCGACGTGCCGGGCGGGATCGTCGTCGTGTCGGGGACCAACGGCAAGACGACGACGACCAAGATGCTCGTCGCGCTCCTGCGCGCCCACGGCCAGACGGTCTTCACCAACCCCACGGGCAGCAACTTCACCCGTGGCGTCATCTCCGCGCTCCTCGCCGAGCCGCTCCAGCGCGGCCGGCTCCGGGCCGACATCGCCGTGCTCGAGCTCGACGAGGCGCACGCCCTCCACTTCGCCCGGGCCGTCGCGCCGACGCACGCGCTGCTGCTCAACGTCGCGCGCGACCAGCTCGACCGTTTCGCCGAGATCGACCACACCGCAGGCCTGCTCACGCAGCTCGCCGGCATGACGACGCAGGGTGTCGTGCTCAACCGCGACGACCCCTTCGTCAACCGCATCGCCACGACCGTCGGGTCCGGCATGGACATCGCGTGGTTCGGCCTCGACGCCTCGATCGCCGACCGCCTCGGAGAGCTGCAGGAGCACGACTCCCGCGGCGGCGACGCGTGGCAGCCGCCGGCCCTCACCGCCCGCGACGCCCTCCTGCGGCCGGTCGACGAGCAGCAGCTGAGTGTCGTCTTCGGCGAGCAGGGCGAAGGGGGGACCGTCGGCCCGGTCGAGCTGCGCCAGCGCGGCCTCGCCGCGATGATCAATGCCACGGCCGCAACAGCCACGGCCCGGGCACTCCTCGGCGACGGCTTCCGCGCCGAGGCCGCCGAGCAGGCGCTGCGGACGGTGGCACCCCCCTTCGGCCGGGGTGAGGTCGTCGACGCCGACGGGACCCCGCTCGAGCTGGTCCTCGTCAAGAACCCCGCGGGGTTCACCGTGGCGCTGGGCACCTACGGCTCGTCGCCGGTGGCCACGATGGTCGCGATCAACGACGACTATGCCGACGGCCGCGACGTGTCGTGGCTCTACGACGTGAGCTTCGAGTCCTTGCGGGACAAGGGGGTTGCCGTGACCAGCGGTGTGCGCGGCTGGGACATGGCGCTGCGGCTGCAGTACGACGACGTGCCCGTGGCGGCGACCGAGGTCGACCTGGCCAAGGCGCTCGAGCGCTTCCTCGCCAACCACCGTGACGAGCCGAAGCGCATCTTCTGCACCTACACCGCGATGCTCGCGCTGCGCCGCATGCTCGGCGAGCGCTACGACCTGCCCGAGATGGGCGTCGACGCGGACGAGACCCAGGGAGCCCAGCGATGA
- a CDS encoding PIG-L deacetylase family protein, producing MDSAARTLVVFHAHPDDEALLTAGTMARAAAEGHRVVLVVATDGALGLTDESAFGTKGDALAATRSRELAASARALGVARTVELGHADSGSGPEVWPDPPGGRRFVRVPVDEAATALADVLVEERADVLTTYDAHGGYGHRDHVRVHEVGARAAELARERGLPVRVLWATVPRDLICRAIDLVAKVYRFPPEFDRSSFDRAFSSSAEITHRIPVRRFAKAKRASMRAHASQAADSGGGDRTLGMLVRIPRPLYDLVFGREWFVDPDAAPGTAATDVFAGLA from the coding sequence ATGGACTCCGCAGCCCGCACTCTCGTGGTCTTCCACGCGCACCCCGACGACGAGGCGCTGCTCACCGCCGGGACGATGGCGCGCGCTGCGGCCGAGGGTCATCGCGTCGTCCTCGTCGTCGCCACGGACGGCGCGCTCGGGCTCACCGACGAGAGCGCCTTCGGCACGAAGGGAGATGCCCTCGCCGCCACCCGCAGCCGGGAGCTGGCCGCGAGCGCCCGCGCGCTCGGCGTCGCCCGCACGGTCGAGCTCGGCCACGCCGACAGCGGCAGCGGCCCCGAGGTGTGGCCCGACCCGCCGGGTGGCCGACGCTTCGTCCGCGTGCCGGTGGACGAAGCAGCCACCGCCCTGGCCGACGTGCTCGTCGAGGAGCGCGCCGACGTCCTGACGACCTACGACGCCCACGGCGGCTACGGCCACCGCGACCACGTGCGCGTCCACGAGGTCGGCGCCCGGGCCGCCGAGCTGGCCCGCGAGCGCGGCCTGCCGGTGCGGGTGCTGTGGGCGACCGTCCCCCGCGACCTCATCTGCCGCGCCATCGACCTGGTCGCGAAGGTCTACCGGTTCCCGCCCGAGTTCGACCGCAGCAGCTTCGACCGGGCCTTCTCCTCGTCGGCCGAGATCACCCACCGCATCCCGGTCCGGCGATTCGCGAAGGCCAAGCGCGCGTCGATGCGCGCCCACGCGAGCCAGGCCGCAGACTCCGGCGGCGGCGATCGCACCCTCGGGATGCTGGTCCGCATCCCCCGCCCGCTCTACGACCTCGTCTTCGGGCGCGAGTGGTTCGTCGACCCCGACGCCGCGCCCGGCACGGCGGCCACCGACGTCTTCGCGGGGCTGGCATGA
- a CDS encoding SURF1 family protein: MLRTALRPRWLGLLVVALALVVLGIVAGRWQWSVAHDVARADAVREVQERPVRPLADVMAPHESFPDEGSGQRVTATGRYAGEPLVVVDRRYEGQAVDWVLDRFVVEGTGANLAVVRGFVPTGEDPPSAPRGTIDLVGSLAPPEAPDETGGIEDGRLTSVDIAQLVNEWPGEMYNGFAFAVTEDGGATAEDLERVPPPLPDTSLQFRNVMYAFQWWMFAVFAVWMWVKMVRQEARREQAGEPARELEEST, translated from the coding sequence GTGCTCCGGACCGCCCTTCGACCCCGCTGGCTGGGGCTGCTCGTGGTGGCGCTGGCCCTTGTGGTCCTGGGCATCGTCGCCGGTCGGTGGCAGTGGTCCGTCGCCCACGACGTGGCCCGGGCCGACGCGGTCCGTGAGGTGCAGGAGCGGCCGGTGCGGCCGCTCGCGGACGTCATGGCGCCGCACGAGTCCTTCCCCGACGAGGGGTCGGGCCAGCGGGTCACGGCGACCGGCCGCTACGCCGGCGAGCCGCTCGTCGTCGTCGACCGGCGCTACGAGGGGCAGGCCGTCGACTGGGTCCTCGACCGCTTCGTCGTCGAGGGCACCGGTGCCAACCTTGCCGTCGTCCGGGGCTTCGTGCCGACGGGGGAGGACCCCCCTTCGGCCCCGCGGGGAACCATCGACCTCGTCGGCTCGTTGGCGCCACCGGAGGCCCCCGACGAGACCGGGGGCATCGAGGACGGACGGCTGACGTCCGTCGACATCGCCCAGCTGGTCAACGAGTGGCCGGGCGAGATGTACAACGGCTTCGCCTTCGCGGTCACCGAGGACGGTGGCGCGACGGCCGAGGACCTCGAGCGGGTGCCGCCGCCGCTGCCGGACACCTCGCTGCAGTTCCGCAACGTGATGTACGCCTTCCAGTGGTGGATGTTCGCGGTCTTCGCGGTGTGGATGTGGGTGAAGATGGTGCGCCAGGAGGCACGCCGGGAGCAGGCGGGCGAGCCCGCCAGGGAGTTGGAGGAGTCGACGTGA
- a CDS encoding FAD-dependent oxidoreductase, whose protein sequence is MNAELTTDTDVLVIGSGFGGSVAALRLAEKGYRVTVLEAGRRFADEDFAETSWDLKNFLWAPKAGMYGIQRIHMLKDVMILAGAGVGGGSLNYANTLYVPPEVFFRDRQWGHITDWQAELLPHYDMASTMLGVVTNPCESVVEDAMRDAAQEMGVADTFRKTPVGVLFGADDSAEEQGRTVADPYFGGAGPARTTCTECGNCMVGCRVGAKNTLMKNYLALAEGLGVQIVPMRTVTRVGVVPGTEGFDEVYRVRHEATDALGDKSARVTTARKVVVAAGTWGTQNLLHEMKADGELPAISDFLGQLTRTNSEALVGALADSPPEGEHDLTKGVAITSSFHPDADTHIENVRYGRGSDAMGLLTTLLAPPRTGRAPRWAKLLADLPRNLPALKAWFPPGTHFADSTVIGLVMQSLDNSLTTYLATGPGGRRRLTSKQGHGEENPTYIASGHEGIRVLAAKLAERIGRPFYPGGTWSEAFDIPLTAHFLGGAPISDSPATGVIDPYHRLWGHPGISVVDGSAVSANLGVNPSLTITAQAERAFSLWPNAGDVDARPAQGDAYRRLDPVPADTPAVREFTHTSSKVSLPMPAVRRA, encoded by the coding sequence GTGAACGCAGAGCTGACCACCGACACCGACGTCCTGGTCATCGGATCCGGTTTCGGAGGCTCGGTCGCCGCCCTTCGTCTTGCGGAGAAGGGATATCGGGTGACGGTCCTCGAGGCCGGCCGGCGCTTCGCCGACGAGGACTTCGCCGAGACCAGCTGGGACCTGAAGAACTTCCTCTGGGCGCCCAAGGCGGGCATGTACGGCATCCAGCGCATCCACATGCTCAAGGACGTGATGATCCTCGCCGGCGCGGGCGTCGGCGGTGGCTCGCTCAACTACGCCAACACCCTCTACGTGCCGCCGGAGGTCTTCTTCCGTGACCGGCAGTGGGGGCACATCACCGACTGGCAGGCCGAGCTGCTCCCGCACTACGACATGGCGAGCACGATGCTCGGCGTCGTCACCAACCCGTGCGAGAGCGTCGTCGAGGACGCGATGCGTGACGCGGCGCAGGAGATGGGTGTCGCGGACACCTTCCGCAAGACGCCCGTCGGCGTGCTCTTCGGCGCCGACGACTCCGCCGAGGAGCAGGGCCGCACCGTTGCCGACCCCTACTTCGGCGGGGCCGGACCGGCGCGCACGACGTGCACCGAGTGCGGCAACTGCATGGTCGGCTGCCGGGTCGGCGCCAAGAACACCCTGATGAAGAACTACCTCGCGCTCGCCGAGGGCCTCGGCGTGCAGATCGTGCCGATGCGCACGGTCACCCGCGTGGGTGTCGTGCCCGGCACCGAAGGGTTCGACGAGGTCTATCGGGTTCGCCACGAGGCCACGGATGCGTTGGGGGACAAGAGCGCTCGCGTGACCACGGCGCGCAAGGTCGTCGTCGCCGCCGGCACCTGGGGCACGCAGAACCTCCTCCACGAGATGAAGGCCGACGGTGAGCTGCCGGCGATCAGCGACTTCCTCGGTCAGCTGACGCGGACCAACTCCGAGGCACTCGTCGGGGCGCTCGCCGACAGCCCGCCGGAGGGGGAGCACGACCTGACGAAGGGCGTGGCCATCACCTCCTCCTTCCACCCCGATGCGGACACGCACATCGAAAACGTGCGCTACGGGCGCGGCTCGGACGCGATGGGGCTGCTCACGACCCTGCTCGCGCCCCCGCGCACCGGCCGCGCGCCGCGCTGGGCCAAGCTGCTCGCCGACCTGCCGCGCAACCTGCCGGCGCTCAAGGCGTGGTTCCCGCCGGGGACCCACTTCGCCGACAGCACGGTCATCGGCCTGGTCATGCAGTCGCTCGACAACTCGCTGACGACCTACCTGGCGACCGGGCCGGGCGGACGCCGCCGCTTGACGTCGAAGCAGGGCCACGGCGAGGAGAACCCGACCTACATCGCGTCAGGGCACGAGGGCATCCGAGTCCTGGCCGCCAAGCTGGCCGAGCGCATCGGGCGCCCCTTCTACCCGGGAGGCACGTGGAGCGAGGCCTTCGACATCCCGCTCACCGCGCACTTCCTCGGTGGGGCCCCCATCAGCGACTCGCCGGCCACCGGCGTCATCGACCCCTACCACCGTCTCTGGGGCCACCCGGGCATCAGCGTCGTCGACGGCTCGGCCGTCTCGGCGAACCTCGGGGTCAACCCCTCGCTGACGATCACGGCGCAGGCCGAGCGCGCCTTCTCGCTGTGGCCCAACGCCGGTGACGTCGACGCGCGCCCCGCGCAGGGTGATGCCTACCGGCGGCTCGACCCGGTCCCGGCCGACACTCCGGCGGTCCGCGAGTTCACCCACACGAGCTCGAAGGTGTCGCTGCCCATGCCGGCCGTGCGGAGGGCATGA
- a CDS encoding glycosyltransferase family 4 protein — MKVALLSDCYPPRTGGIESQVGDLAAQLVAAGHEVEVFTATAATPVGLGARPPAAEASRPDGVQVHRLDTPLALGLPVNPLALPEARRLLAAGGFDVAHVHMGVVSPFAWDMADLTTDLGLPTALTWHCVLDRAARPLGPMVRRWADRGAVLSAVSGFAAEGVRRAAKGEPVAVLPNGIDPSLWAPPLVEVAPSPLVEVRAPASLETRPVRLVTATRLAPRKRVGALLSVVAAARRRIGPGAMTLDVYGEGPLRRWLEARVSALGLDDVVRLRGRVTRPELAAAWARADGYLSPTRLEAFGIAALEARTAGLPVIARADSGVREVVTDGVSGLLAPDDAGLADALARLVADDTLRTRIAAHNRRIPPAQTWDRVVALAVDEYRRAGA, encoded by the coding sequence GTGAAGGTGGCCCTGCTCTCGGACTGCTACCCGCCGCGCACCGGCGGCATCGAGTCCCAGGTCGGGGACCTCGCGGCGCAGCTGGTGGCGGCCGGGCACGAGGTCGAGGTCTTCACCGCGACGGCGGCGACGCCCGTGGGTCTGGGTGCGAGGCCGCCTGCGGCCGAAGCCTCGAGACCCGACGGGGTGCAGGTGCACCGGCTGGACACCCCGCTCGCGCTGGGCCTGCCGGTCAACCCGCTCGCGCTGCCGGAGGCTCGCCGGCTGCTCGCCGCAGGGGGCTTCGACGTGGCGCACGTGCACATGGGGGTCGTCTCTCCCTTCGCCTGGGACATGGCCGACCTGACCACCGACCTCGGTCTGCCGACGGCCCTGACCTGGCACTGCGTCCTCGACCGGGCCGCGCGGCCGCTCGGCCCGATGGTCCGGCGCTGGGCGGATCGGGGCGCGGTGCTCTCGGCGGTGTCCGGATTCGCTGCCGAGGGTGTGCGACGTGCGGCGAAGGGGGAGCCCGTCGCCGTGCTCCCCAACGGCATCGACCCCAGCCTGTGGGCACCACCGTTGGTCGAGGTGGCCCCATCCCCGTTGGTCGAAGTGCGAGCGCCAGCGAGCCTCGAGACCCGCCCCGTCCGCCTCGTCACCGCCACCCGCCTCGCCCCGCGCAAGCGGGTCGGCGCGCTGCTGTCGGTCGTCGCCGCCGCCCGTCGCCGGATCGGCCCGGGAGCCATGACCCTCGACGTCTACGGCGAGGGACCGCTGCGGCGGTGGCTGGAGGCTCGGGTGAGTGCGCTGGGGCTCGACGACGTCGTGCGCCTGCGTGGCCGCGTCACCCGCCCGGAGCTCGCGGCCGCCTGGGCTCGCGCCGACGGCTACCTGTCCCCGACCCGTCTGGAGGCCTTCGGGATCGCCGCGCTCGAGGCACGCACGGCGGGACTGCCGGTCATCGCGCGCGCCGACTCCGGGGTGCGCGAGGTCGTCACCGACGGGGTCTCGGGGCTGCTCGCCCCCGACGACGCCGGGCTCGCCGACGCGCTCGCGCGGCTCGTCGCCGACGACACCCTGCGCACCCGGATCGCCGCGCACAACCGACGCATCCCGCCCGCCCAGACCTGGGACCGCGTCGTCGCCCTCGCGGTCGACGAGTACCGACGGGCCGGCGCATGA